A stretch of the Mycobacteroides immunogenum genome encodes the following:
- a CDS encoding S9 family peptidase — MSGPVKPPVANRIDTLREYHGDTFVDPYEWMREKESPEVIAHLEAENAYVDDQLGHLEELRTSIFGEIKSRTKETDLSIPTRMGQWWYYARSFEGKQYGVHCRCPIGDPDDWTPPALDHDVPGEQILLDGNAEAEGHDFFSLGAATVSPDGNTLAYSVDVVGHEMYTLRFKDLRTGAMYADEIADIGAGATWAMDSRTLYYPVIDEAFRPYAIRRYELGSGAEPTEVFSEPDERFWIGVGRTRSDRFVAISVHSSVTSEILIGDAEDPATAFSPVWLRRTGVEYTVEHIVVGGEDRLLILHNDGAVNFALAELPVAALADGPVAPALARTLIDHRDDVRLDGVEAFAERFVIGYRREALPRIQVWPVTADGYGAPQEVAFDSELMLSGLGDNPEWNSPLLRVGCASFITPTRVYDLDVHTGERTLLKEQPVLGGYRREDYVERREWALAEDGTRIPLSVVHRSDVQSPCPTVLYGYGAYEMCEDPQFSIGRLSLLDRGVVFVIAHVRGGGEMGRLWYEDGKMLRKRHSFTDFVSAARHLIDTGVALPDRLVAWGGSAGGLLVGAAVNLAPELFAGVLAQVPFVDPVTTICDPSLPLTVTEWDEWGNPLENRDVYDYIKSYSPYENIRAAEYPSILAMTSLHDSRVLYVEPAKWVAELRHTTTGERPILMRTEMTAGHGGISGRYERWKESAFQLAWILDVLGAQG, encoded by the coding sequence GTGAGCGGGCCGGTGAAGCCGCCCGTCGCCAACCGTATCGACACTCTGCGCGAGTATCACGGTGACACCTTTGTTGATCCGTACGAATGGATGCGTGAGAAGGAAAGTCCAGAGGTCATCGCGCATCTGGAGGCGGAGAACGCCTATGTCGATGACCAGCTGGGGCATCTGGAAGAGCTGCGCACCAGCATCTTCGGTGAGATCAAGTCGCGCACCAAGGAGACCGACCTCTCCATTCCCACCCGCATGGGCCAGTGGTGGTACTACGCCCGCAGCTTCGAGGGCAAGCAGTACGGAGTCCACTGCCGTTGTCCGATAGGCGATCCCGACGACTGGACGCCTCCGGCGCTGGACCACGATGTGCCGGGCGAACAGATCCTGCTCGACGGCAATGCCGAAGCCGAGGGTCACGACTTCTTCTCCCTGGGCGCGGCCACCGTCAGCCCGGACGGGAACACGTTGGCCTACTCGGTCGACGTCGTCGGCCATGAGATGTACACGCTGCGGTTCAAAGACCTGCGTACCGGTGCGATGTACGCGGATGAGATCGCCGATATCGGTGCGGGCGCGACCTGGGCCATGGACAGCCGCACCCTGTACTACCCCGTGATCGATGAAGCCTTCCGGCCCTATGCCATTCGCCGGTACGAGTTGGGCAGCGGCGCCGAGCCCACCGAGGTGTTCTCCGAACCGGACGAGCGATTCTGGATTGGTGTCGGCCGTACTCGCAGTGATCGCTTTGTCGCGATCAGCGTGCATTCGTCGGTGACGTCCGAGATTCTGATCGGCGACGCCGAGGATCCGGCTACGGCTTTTTCGCCGGTGTGGCTGCGCCGCACGGGTGTCGAGTACACCGTCGAACACATTGTGGTCGGCGGCGAGGACCGGCTGCTGATCCTGCACAACGACGGGGCCGTGAACTTCGCGCTGGCGGAGCTGCCGGTCGCCGCGCTGGCCGACGGACCGGTCGCCCCCGCGTTGGCGCGCACGCTGATCGACCACCGCGATGATGTTCGGCTGGACGGTGTGGAGGCATTTGCCGAACGGTTCGTGATCGGATATCGGCGAGAAGCACTGCCGCGCATCCAGGTCTGGCCGGTGACGGCCGATGGATATGGCGCACCGCAGGAAGTCGCGTTCGACTCCGAGCTCATGCTCTCGGGACTGGGCGACAACCCCGAATGGAATTCGCCGCTGCTGCGGGTGGGTTGCGCGTCCTTCATCACCCCGACCCGTGTCTACGACCTCGATGTGCACACGGGGGAGCGCACGCTCCTCAAGGAGCAGCCCGTTCTCGGCGGCTATCGCCGCGAGGACTATGTGGAGCGGCGCGAATGGGCGCTCGCCGAAGATGGCACCCGGATTCCGCTGTCGGTGGTCCACCGCAGCGATGTTCAGTCACCGTGTCCCACCGTGCTGTACGGATACGGCGCATACGAGATGTGTGAGGATCCGCAGTTCAGTATCGGCCGACTCTCCTTGTTGGACCGGGGAGTGGTGTTTGTCATCGCCCACGTGCGTGGTGGTGGTGAAATGGGCCGCCTCTGGTACGAGGACGGCAAGATGCTGCGCAAGAGGCACAGTTTCACCGACTTTGTCTCAGCGGCAAGGCATCTGATCGACACCGGCGTCGCGTTGCCCGATCGGCTGGTGGCCTGGGGTGGCAGTGCCGGCGGACTGCTGGTGGGTGCCGCGGTGAATCTGGCGCCCGAGCTGTTCGCCGGTGTGCTCGCACAGGTGCCCTTTGTCGATCCCGTCACCACCATCTGCGATCCGTCGCTGCCGCTGACCGTCACCGAGTGGGATGAGTGGGGAAATCCCCTGGAAAATAGGGATGTTTATGACTACATCAAGTCGTATTCGCCCTACGAGAACATCCGGGCCGCGGAGTACCCCAGCATTCTTGCGATGACGTCCTTGCATGACTCCCGGGTGCTGTACGTGGAACCGGCCAAGTGGGTGGCGGAGTTGCGCCACACCACCACCGGTGAACGTCCCATCTTGATGCGTACCGAGATGACAGCAGGACACGGTGGGATCAGCGGGCGCTACGAGCGCTGGAAAGAGAGTGCCTTCCAGCTCGCGTGGATACTCGATGTCCTTGGGGCACAGGGGTAA
- a CDS encoding SDR family oxidoreductase — MSDEVVVVIGVGGMGRVIARRQGIGKTLLIADHNEQALRRVVDELTSDGHHVVGEPVDVSSRAGVSALAGAAAALGRVTQVAHTAGLSPAQSPTAAILAVDLVGVALVVEEFGNVIASGGAGVVIASMAGHMPFELTAEQEHELGATVAEELLALPYVQSIEYPAVAYQLSKRANRIRVRSAARQWGSRGARINSISPGVVSTTMGHHELASPTGAITKAMIDGSASGRIGTSDDIAAAAAFLLGPESSYITGTDLLVDGGVIAAVRSGQLFS, encoded by the coding sequence ATGTCTGACGAGGTCGTCGTCGTCATCGGTGTCGGCGGCATGGGCAGGGTCATCGCCCGTCGTCAGGGCATCGGCAAAACGCTGCTGATCGCCGACCACAATGAGCAGGCACTCCGGCGCGTCGTCGATGAACTGACGTCCGATGGTCATCACGTCGTCGGAGAGCCGGTCGACGTCTCCTCGCGCGCGGGGGTATCGGCGCTCGCGGGGGCCGCCGCGGCACTGGGGCGGGTCACGCAGGTCGCGCACACCGCCGGCCTCTCACCGGCGCAGTCGCCGACGGCAGCCATCCTGGCCGTCGATCTGGTGGGGGTGGCCCTGGTGGTGGAGGAGTTCGGCAACGTCATCGCCTCCGGCGGTGCGGGTGTGGTGATTGCCAGCATGGCCGGCCACATGCCATTCGAGCTCACCGCCGAGCAGGAACACGAACTCGGTGCCACAGTCGCGGAGGAATTGTTGGCTCTGCCCTATGTTCAGAGCATCGAATACCCTGCCGTGGCCTACCAATTATCCAAGCGTGCCAATCGCATTCGTGTTCGTTCGGCGGCTCGTCAGTGGGGTTCACGCGGAGCCCGCATCAACTCGATCAGTCCGGGAGTGGTGTCTACCACGATGGGGCACCACGAGCTCGCTTCGCCGACGGGCGCGATCACGAAGGCCATGATCGACGGCTCGGCCTCCGGGCGTATCGGTACGTCCGATGACATCGCGGCGGCGGCGGCATTCCTACTGGGGCCCGAATCGTCCTACATCACGGGCACAGATTTGTTGGTCGACGGCGGGGTCATCGCGGCGGTGCGGTCCGGTCAGCTGTTCAGCTGA
- a CDS encoding sugar porter family MFS transporter: protein MSEEGEVSSGHSALRIASVAALGGLLFGYDSAVINGAVQAIQDAFTIRDAELGFAVASALLGAALGAMTAGRIADRIGRVAVMKIAAALFLLSAVGAGLAPNIELLVIFRVIGGVGVGVASLIAPAYIAETSPSHIRGRLGSLQQLAIVTGIFLSLTIDWLLAHLAGSSRDILWLGLPAWRWMFLAMALPALVYGTLAFTIPESPRYLVATHRIPEARSVLATLLGEKNLDITIGRIQETLDQNTSSSWRDLRKPTGGLYAIVWIGMALAVFQQLVGINVIFYYSNVLWQAVGFGETSSFTITVITSITNIVTTLIAIALIDRVGRKPLLLIGSAGMAATLGTMAIVFSSATMVDGKPHLGPVAGPVALVAANLFVVAFGMSWGPVVWVLLGEIFPNRIRAAAMGLATAGNWAANWLVTVTFPALRDALGIAYGLYALCAVLSLVFVARWVQETKGRSLEDMDSAIS from the coding sequence ATGAGCGAGGAGGGCGAAGTCTCCTCGGGCCACAGTGCCCTGCGGATCGCGTCGGTAGCCGCCCTGGGCGGGCTCCTCTTCGGATACGACAGCGCCGTCATCAACGGCGCGGTGCAGGCGATTCAGGACGCGTTCACCATCCGTGACGCCGAACTCGGGTTCGCGGTCGCCTCGGCGCTGCTCGGCGCGGCGCTGGGCGCCATGACGGCGGGCCGCATCGCCGACCGGATAGGGCGGGTGGCCGTCATGAAGATTGCCGCCGCCCTGTTCCTGCTGAGCGCGGTGGGCGCCGGTCTCGCGCCGAACATCGAGCTGCTCGTCATCTTCCGAGTGATCGGCGGGGTCGGGGTCGGCGTCGCATCTCTGATCGCGCCCGCCTACATCGCCGAAACCTCGCCGTCGCACATCCGTGGGCGATTAGGTTCACTGCAACAATTGGCGATCGTTACCGGGATCTTCTTGTCCCTCACCATCGATTGGCTGTTGGCGCATCTCGCGGGCAGTTCTCGCGACATCCTGTGGCTCGGCCTGCCCGCATGGCGCTGGATGTTCCTCGCGATGGCGCTGCCGGCACTGGTGTACGGCACGCTGGCCTTCACCATCCCGGAGTCTCCCCGCTATCTCGTTGCCACGCACCGTATCCCCGAGGCGCGCAGCGTGCTGGCGACCCTGCTCGGCGAAAAGAACCTCGACATCACGATCGGCCGCATCCAAGAGACACTCGATCAAAACACCTCGTCGTCGTGGCGCGATCTGCGCAAGCCCACCGGCGGTCTGTATGCCATCGTGTGGATTGGGATGGCGCTGGCGGTGTTTCAGCAGTTGGTGGGCATCAACGTGATCTTCTACTACTCGAACGTGCTGTGGCAGGCGGTCGGCTTCGGCGAGACCTCCTCCTTCACGATCACGGTCATCACCTCGATCACGAACATCGTCACCACGCTGATAGCGATCGCGCTCATCGACCGGGTGGGCCGCAAGCCTCTTCTACTCATCGGCTCGGCGGGTATGGCCGCGACGCTCGGCACCATGGCGATCGTCTTCAGTTCGGCCACCATGGTGGACGGCAAACCACACCTGGGACCCGTCGCCGGGCCTGTCGCGCTGGTTGCCGCCAATCTGTTTGTCGTCGCGTTCGGAATGTCCTGGGGCCCGGTGGTCTGGGTGCTGCTGGGTGAGATCTTCCCCAACCGGATCAGGGCAGCGGCCATGGGTTTGGCCACCGCGGGCAACTGGGCGGCCAACTGGCTGGTGACGGTGACGTTCCCGGCGTTACGAGACGCCCTGGGCATCGCCTACGGGCTCTACGCGTTGTGCGCGGTGTTGTCCTTGGTGTTCGTGGCGCGCTGGGTGCAGGAGACCAAGGGGCGATCGTTGGAGGATATGGATTCGGCAATCAGCTGA
- a CDS encoding glutathione peroxidase, whose translation MTDLASIPLTALDGSKLSLADFGDNAVLVVNVASKCGLTPQYAALEKLASDYADRGLTVLGVPCNQFMGQEPGTAEEIQTFCSTTYGVSFPLLEKSDVNGDGRHPLYAELTKIADAEGAAGDVQWNFEKFLIARDGSVVKRFRPTTVPDAPEVIEAIENALG comes from the coding sequence ATGACCGATCTCGCCTCCATTCCGTTGACCGCACTGGACGGTTCGAAGCTGTCGCTGGCCGATTTCGGCGATAACGCCGTACTGGTGGTCAATGTGGCATCCAAATGCGGGCTCACCCCGCAATACGCGGCGCTGGAGAAGCTGGCCTCCGATTACGCCGATCGCGGTCTGACGGTGCTTGGGGTGCCCTGTAACCAGTTCATGGGCCAGGAACCGGGAACGGCGGAAGAGATCCAGACGTTCTGTTCCACCACTTACGGGGTGAGCTTTCCGCTGCTGGAGAAGTCCGACGTGAACGGGGACGGCCGGCATCCGCTGTACGCAGAGCTCACCAAGATCGCCGACGCCGAAGGTGCCGCCGGGGACGTGCAGTGGAACTTCGAGAAGTTCTTGATCGCACGGGATGGCTCGGTGGTCAAGAGATTCCGGCCGACGACGGTGCCCGACGCCCCCGAGGTGATCGAGGCCATCGAGAACGCTCTGGGGTAG
- a CDS encoding DUF2334 domain-containing protein, with the protein MAGQLLVSVSGICDRTLDEIAAFTEEMDRRTIPLSFLVAPRLKGKYRLVEDQPTVDWLAARRSRGDAIVLHGYDQAATKKRRDEFAALPAHEANLRLMAADRVMEQTGLRTRLFAAPGWMASAGAVEMLPRNGFRLNIGLSEITDLVHGTSVRSRVLGIGEGFLSEPWWCRMLVLSAARTARRDGVVRVAISAKHLRKPGPRQAMIDAIDLALLHGSVPGVYEWLPKQVLHSVA; encoded by the coding sequence ATGGCAGGACAGCTGCTGGTATCGGTGTCGGGAATCTGCGATCGCACTCTCGACGAGATTGCTGCATTTACTGAGGAGATGGACAGGCGGACGATCCCGCTGTCCTTCTTGGTGGCCCCTCGGTTGAAGGGCAAGTACCGCTTGGTGGAGGACCAGCCGACGGTTGACTGGCTGGCGGCGCGCCGGTCACGCGGTGACGCCATCGTGCTGCACGGATACGACCAGGCGGCAACCAAGAAGCGTCGCGACGAGTTCGCGGCATTGCCTGCGCACGAGGCCAATCTGCGCCTGATGGCCGCCGATCGTGTGATGGAGCAGACCGGCCTGCGGACGCGGCTCTTTGCCGCGCCGGGCTGGATGGCCTCAGCGGGAGCCGTAGAGATGCTGCCGCGCAATGGTTTCCGCCTGAACATTGGACTTTCCGAGATCACCGATCTGGTGCACGGGACTTCGGTGCGGTCCCGGGTGCTGGGCATCGGCGAGGGCTTCCTCTCCGAGCCGTGGTGGTGCCGGATGCTGGTGCTGTCCGCGGCGCGCACGGCCCGCCGCGACGGCGTGGTGCGAGTCGCCATCTCGGCCAAGCACCTACGCAAGCCGGGGCCGCGTCAGGCGATGATCGACGCCATCGACCTCGCGTTGCTGCACGGTTCCGTGCCAGGTGTCTACGAGTGGTTGCCCAAGCAGGTATTGCACAGCGTGGCATAA
- a CDS encoding FAD-binding dehydrogenase, which produces MSDTSTDVIVVGAGLAGLVATCELVDRGKSVIVVEQENSASLGGQAYWSFGGLFFVNSPEQRRLGIKDSHELALQDWLGTAGFDRPEDHWPRQWAHAYVDFAAGEKRSWLRARGLQTFPVVSWAERGGKDALGPGNSVPRFHITWGTGPGLVEIFARRVLAAVDRGQVRIAYRHQVDELIVDQGAAVGVRGTVLEPSNSARGVTSSRTALGEFEFRAQAVIVTSGGIGGNHDLVRANWPERLGRVPSQLLTGVPAHVDGRMLGISVAAGAHLINRDRMWHYTEGITNYDPIWPGHGIRILPGPSSLWLDANGSRIPAPLFPGFDTLGTLEHICRSGHDYSWFILNARIIAKEFALSGQEQNPDLTGKDVRGVLRRGKAGAPAPVQAFIDKGVDFVSASNLPDLVAKMNALPDVTPLDYATIAQQVTARDREVANPFGKDPQIAAIRAARGYLADRFTRVVAPHRLTDPKAGPLIAVKLHILTRKTLGGLETDLDSRVLRADGSCFDGLYAAGEVAGFGGGGVHGYRALEGTFLGGCIFSGRAAGRGAAEDIG; this is translated from the coding sequence GTGAGTGACACGAGTACCGATGTCATCGTCGTAGGCGCGGGCCTGGCGGGCTTGGTGGCGACCTGTGAATTGGTGGACCGGGGCAAGAGCGTCATCGTCGTCGAGCAGGAGAACTCCGCCAGTCTGGGTGGGCAGGCGTATTGGTCTTTCGGGGGTCTCTTCTTCGTCAACAGTCCCGAACAGCGCCGCCTGGGGATCAAGGATTCCCACGAGTTGGCGCTGCAGGACTGGCTCGGTACCGCCGGATTTGACCGGCCCGAGGATCACTGGCCGCGCCAATGGGCGCACGCATACGTCGATTTCGCCGCAGGAGAGAAGCGAAGCTGGTTGCGGGCCAGGGGTTTGCAGACATTTCCTGTGGTCTCGTGGGCCGAGCGCGGTGGCAAGGATGCGCTGGGGCCGGGCAATTCGGTGCCGCGGTTTCACATCACGTGGGGTACCGGTCCCGGGCTGGTGGAGATCTTCGCCCGGCGCGTACTCGCCGCGGTGGATCGCGGGCAGGTGCGCATCGCCTACCGGCACCAGGTCGACGAGCTGATTGTCGATCAGGGTGCCGCGGTGGGCGTCCGGGGGACGGTGCTGGAGCCATCGAACAGCGCGCGGGGTGTCACGTCGTCGCGAACCGCCCTGGGAGAGTTTGAGTTCCGCGCACAGGCCGTCATCGTCACCAGCGGCGGCATCGGCGGCAATCATGATCTGGTGCGTGCCAACTGGCCCGAGCGGCTGGGGCGCGTTCCTTCTCAGCTGCTTACGGGTGTGCCCGCCCACGTGGACGGCCGCATGCTCGGGATCTCGGTCGCGGCGGGGGCGCACCTGATCAACCGGGACCGCATGTGGCATTACACCGAGGGCATCACCAACTACGACCCGATCTGGCCCGGCCATGGTATTCGGATCCTGCCCGGGCCGTCATCGTTGTGGTTGGATGCCAACGGATCTCGAATTCCGGCGCCGTTGTTCCCCGGCTTCGACACGCTGGGTACCTTGGAGCACATCTGCCGCAGCGGGCATGACTATTCGTGGTTCATTCTCAACGCGCGAATTATTGCCAAAGAGTTCGCGCTGTCGGGTCAGGAACAGAACCCGGACCTCACGGGCAAGGATGTGCGGGGGGTGCTGCGGCGGGGAAAGGCGGGTGCGCCCGCACCGGTGCAGGCATTCATCGATAAGGGCGTCGACTTCGTCAGTGCATCGAATCTGCCTGACCTGGTCGCCAAGATGAACGCGCTGCCGGATGTCACACCCCTGGACTACGCGACCATCGCCCAGCAGGTGACGGCGCGGGACCGTGAGGTGGCCAACCCCTTCGGTAAGGACCCGCAGATCGCCGCGATCCGCGCCGCGCGCGGCTACCTGGCCGACCGGTTCACCCGGGTGGTGGCTCCGCACCGGCTCACCGACCCGAAGGCGGGCCCGCTCATCGCGGTGAAGCTACATATTCTGACCCGAAAGACCCTGGGCGGCTTGGAAACCGATCTCGATTCGCGTGTTCTGCGCGCCGACGGCAGCTGTTTCGACGGCCTGTATGCGGCGGGCGAGGTCGCCGGGTTCGGTGGCGGCGGTGTGCATGGCTACCGGGCGCTGGAAGGCACCTTCCTGGGTGGCTGCATCTTCAGTGGACGCGCCGCGGGCCGGGGCGCGGCCGAGGACATCGGCTAG
- a CDS encoding MBL fold metallo-hydrolase, whose product MQLTHFGHSCLLADFGNTTLLFDPGNFSHGFEGITGLSAILITHQHPDHVDLQRLPALVEANPGAALYADPMTAAQLGEPWQPVHAGDSFTVADLTVRGVGGQHAVIHPEIPLIDNTSYLIGDGDHAARLMHPGDALFVPSEEVDVLALPAAAPWMKVSEAIEYLRAVNPARAVPIHQGILQEAAYPFFYTRFREMSDADFQVLPHEDAVSF is encoded by the coding sequence ATGCAGCTGACCCACTTCGGGCATTCGTGCCTGCTGGCTGATTTCGGCAACACCACCCTGCTGTTCGATCCGGGCAACTTCTCGCACGGATTCGAGGGGATCACCGGCCTGTCGGCCATCCTGATCACCCATCAGCATCCTGACCACGTGGATCTGCAGCGACTGCCCGCGCTGGTCGAGGCCAACCCGGGGGCGGCGCTCTATGCCGATCCGATGACCGCGGCACAGCTGGGTGAACCCTGGCAGCCGGTGCACGCCGGTGACAGCTTCACCGTCGCGGATCTCACCGTGCGTGGGGTCGGCGGCCAGCACGCGGTGATCCATCCGGAGATCCCGCTCATCGACAACACGTCGTATCTGATCGGCGACGGTGACCATGCCGCGCGTCTGATGCATCCCGGCGACGCACTGTTCGTGCCCAGCGAGGAGGTCGACGTGCTGGCGCTGCCCGCCGCCGCGCCGTGGATGAAGGTGTCCGAGGCAATCGAGTACCTGCGTGCGGTCAACCCGGCCCGGGCGGTGCCGATCCATCAGGGGATCTTGCAGGAGGCCGCATACCCGTTCTTCTACACGCGTTTTCGCGAGATGTCCGACGCCGATTTCCAGGTGCTGCCGCACGAGGACGCGGTCTCCTTCTAG
- the purS gene encoding phosphoribosylformylglycinamidine synthase subunit PurS, producing MARVVVNVMPKPEILDPQGQAIVGALSRLGYAGVADVRQGKRFELEFDGEISDSDLESIAEALLANTVIEDWEIVRESE from the coding sequence GTGGCCCGAGTCGTCGTAAACGTCATGCCGAAACCCGAGATCCTGGACCCGCAGGGACAAGCGATCGTGGGTGCGCTGTCCCGCCTTGGCTATGCCGGCGTGGCAGACGTCCGGCAGGGCAAGCGCTTTGAGTTGGAGTTCGACGGTGAGATCAGCGACTCCGACCTGGAGTCGATCGCCGAAGCATTGCTCGCCAACACCGTCATCGAGGACTGGGAAATCGTGCGGGAGTCCGAATGA
- the purQ gene encoding phosphoribosylformylglycinamidine synthase subunit PurQ — protein sequence MTPRIGVITFPGTLDDVDAARAARLSGAEAVSLWHDDADLKSVDAVIVPGGFSYGDYLRAGAIARFAPVMRSVVDAAAQGLPILGICNGFQVLCEAGLLPGALTRNAGLHFVCRDVWLGVDANNTAWSSRYEQGADILVPLKSGEGRYVASDEVLDELEGEGRVVFRYRENPNGSMRDIAGISSANGRVVGLMPHPEHATEALTGPSDDGLGIFYSALDAVLTA from the coding sequence ATGACTCCTCGCATCGGTGTCATCACCTTCCCGGGCACCCTCGATGACGTCGACGCGGCCCGCGCGGCCCGGCTCTCCGGTGCCGAGGCGGTCTCGCTGTGGCATGACGATGCCGACCTGAAGTCTGTCGACGCGGTGATCGTGCCCGGTGGTTTCTCCTACGGCGACTACCTGCGCGCCGGCGCCATCGCACGGTTCGCCCCGGTGATGCGGTCGGTGGTCGATGCTGCCGCGCAGGGCTTGCCAATTCTGGGCATCTGCAATGGCTTCCAGGTGCTGTGCGAGGCGGGACTGTTGCCCGGTGCGCTGACCCGCAATGCCGGTCTGCACTTCGTGTGCCGCGATGTGTGGCTGGGTGTCGACGCCAACAACACCGCGTGGTCTTCCCGGTACGAGCAGGGCGCCGACATCCTGGTGCCGCTGAAGTCCGGGGAGGGACGGTACGTGGCTTCCGACGAGGTGCTCGACGAGCTTGAGGGTGAGGGCCGGGTGGTCTTCCGCTACCGCGAGAACCCCAACGGGTCGATGCGCGACATCGCCGGCATCTCCTCGGCCAACGGCCGTGTGGTCGGGCTCATGCCGCACCCGGAGCACGCCACCGAGGCCCTGACCGGTCCCAGCGACGACGGGCTCGGCATTTTCTACTCGGCGCTCGACGCCGTGCTCACTGCCTGA
- a CDS encoding family 1 encapsulin nanocompartment shell protein yields the protein MNNLYRELAPITDEAWAEIETEAARTFKRHIAGRRVVDVSEPGGPSSAAVSTGHLLNVQAPADGVQAHLRESKPLVRLRVPFTISRVAIDDVERGAQDSDWDPVKEAAKKLAFAEDRAIFEGYPAASIVGIRESSSNPELKLPEDVREYPDIVAQALSELRLAGVDGPYSVLLSAEEYTKVSEASDRGYPIREHLRRLVADGDILWAPAIDGAFVLSCRGGDFDLQLGTDVTIGYLSHDAESVQLYLQETLTFLNYTAEASVALLP from the coding sequence ATGAACAACCTGTACCGCGAACTCGCACCCATCACCGACGAGGCGTGGGCGGAGATCGAGACCGAGGCCGCCCGCACTTTCAAGCGCCATATCGCCGGACGCCGGGTGGTCGACGTCAGCGAGCCGGGCGGCCCCTCCAGCGCGGCGGTAAGCACCGGACACCTGCTGAACGTGCAGGCACCTGCCGACGGCGTGCAGGCCCATCTGCGGGAGAGCAAACCGCTTGTACGACTGCGCGTTCCCTTCACCATCAGCCGGGTGGCCATCGACGACGTGGAGCGCGGCGCCCAGGACTCCGATTGGGATCCGGTCAAGGAGGCGGCCAAGAAGCTGGCGTTCGCCGAGGACCGCGCGATCTTCGAGGGATACCCGGCCGCCTCGATCGTCGGCATCCGCGAGTCCAGCTCCAACCCCGAACTCAAGCTGCCCGAGGATGTCCGCGAGTACCCCGATATCGTCGCCCAGGCGCTTTCGGAACTGCGGCTGGCCGGTGTCGACGGTCCCTACTCGGTGCTGCTGTCGGCCGAGGAGTACACGAAGGTCAGCGAGGCCTCCGATCGGGGCTATCCCATCCGCGAGCACCTTCGCCGGCTGGTGGCCGACGGGGACATTCTGTGGGCACCGGCGATCGACGGTGCGTTCGTGCTGAGCTGCCGTGGCGGCGACTTCGACCTGCAGCTGGGTACCGACGTCACCATCGGATATCTGTCGCACGACGCCGAGAGTGTGCAGCTGTATCTGCAGGAGACTCTGACGTTCCTGAACTACACCGCGGAGGCCTCGGTCGCGCTGCTGCCGTAG
- a CDS encoding Dyp-type peroxidase, whose product MPDPVPQAVLDPLSSSAIFLVVTINEGAEQAVHDALPELSGLARAIGFRDPSRRLSLVTAIGSAAWDRLFSGSRPARLWPFQEVRGERHVAPATAGDLLFHIRASTMDRCFELATRITNVLAGAVTVADEVHGFQYFDNRDLLGFVDGTENPDGAEAASAALVGAEDPDFVGGSYVHVQKYLHNMAAWSALTVDEQEKVIGRTKLDDIEFDDAVKPPNSHVALNVIEDEEGNELQILRRNMPFGELGTSEFGTYYIAYSRTPDVTERMLRNMFIGDPPGNTDRILDFSTAVTGGLFFAPAGDFLDAPPPLPVVAVTKSVEYQGSLSIGSLKGSLS is encoded by the coding sequence GTGCCCGATCCCGTGCCGCAAGCCGTCCTAGACCCACTGTCCTCGTCCGCCATCTTCCTGGTGGTGACGATCAACGAGGGCGCCGAACAGGCTGTTCATGACGCCCTGCCCGAGCTGTCCGGCCTGGCGAGGGCCATCGGCTTCCGCGACCCCTCGCGGCGATTGTCGCTGGTCACTGCCATCGGTTCCGCTGCCTGGGACCGGCTCTTCTCCGGTTCGCGCCCCGCCCGGTTATGGCCGTTCCAGGAGGTGCGCGGCGAACGCCATGTGGCCCCGGCCACTGCCGGCGATCTGCTGTTCCATATCCGCGCCTCGACCATGGACCGCTGTTTTGAGCTGGCCACCCGGATCACCAACGTGCTGGCGGGTGCGGTGACCGTTGCCGACGAGGTGCACGGTTTTCAATACTTCGACAACCGCGACCTGCTGGGGTTCGTGGACGGCACCGAGAATCCCGACGGCGCCGAGGCGGCTTCGGCCGCTCTTGTCGGTGCCGAGGATCCCGATTTTGTGGGTGGCAGCTATGTACATGTGCAGAAGTACCTGCACAACATGGCCGCCTGGAGCGCCCTGACCGTCGATGAGCAGGAGAAGGTGATCGGGCGCACCAAGCTCGACGACATCGAATTCGACGACGCCGTCAAGCCGCCGAATTCACATGTGGCGCTCAATGTCATCGAGGACGAAGAGGGCAACGAGCTGCAGATCCTGCGGCGCAACATGCCCTTCGGCGAGCTCGGAACATCCGAGTTCGGAACGTATTACATCGCCTACTCACGCACCCCGGACGTCACGGAACGCATGCTGCGCAACATGTTTATCGGGGATCCACCGGGCAACACCGACCGCATTCTGGATTTCTCGACCGCGGTCACCGGTGGGCTCTTCTTCGCCCCGGCTGGCGACTTCCTCGACGCTCCCCCACCGTTGCCCGTCGTGGCGGTGACCAAATCCGTTGAATACCAAGGTTCTCTTTCGATCGGCAGCCTGAAAGGATCGTTGTCATGA